The following proteins come from a genomic window of Helicobacter canadensis MIT 98-5491:
- the rbfA gene encoding 30S ribosome-binding factor RbfA, producing MKNIKLERTQSLLKELIPMALANLNDTRLNSLNVIEVKCSKGKYSAQVFLESSFLTKKEQTEILNQLKKARSLIKEYCLEETGWFRCPDFQFFFDDSLEKENRLDQIFHTIALEKEKRKNDVN from the coding sequence ATGAAAAATATTAAATTAGAGCGCACTCAATCGCTTTTAAAAGAATTAATTCCAATGGCACTAGCCAATCTCAATGACACGCGACTTAATTCGCTAAATGTGATTGAAGTAAAATGCTCTAAGGGTAAATATTCTGCCCAAGTTTTCTTGGAATCCTCTTTTTTAACCAAAAAAGAACAAACAGAAATACTCAATCAACTCAAAAAAGCTAGAAGTCTTATCAAAGAATATTGCCTAGAAGAGACGGGTTGGTTTAGATGTCCTGATTTTCAATTCTTTTTTGATGATTCTTTAGAGAAAGAGAACCGCCTTGATCAAATCTTTCATACCATCGCTCTAGAAAAAGAAAAAAGGAAGAATGATGTTAATTAG